Proteins co-encoded in one Salvia splendens isolate huo1 chromosome 4, SspV2, whole genome shotgun sequence genomic window:
- the LOC121800922 gene encoding uncharacterized protein LOC121800922, whose protein sequence is MGKIGCTINGILDDSRFNEPMPWIGLYVVAASAACAIAMVIDAFHGFRYRKFWFPCKFFALNATTLTLIGVAVKLAVDLNTSMPQAHDQLAKLSSTAFICTTIGNSMPSLGAMETKELMMNVVALGILVVTVIVNVCIQMGTGVVYVFWYEHVVVMSLMVVLFSIVIASSIAIPATKCVLDIKYSKKYLVAMKERETTSCSLSITRIMRDDLARHWMMAHTCSPQFVMGRLATCTASGAFCLLTAVTLGEAVLRSYLMPWGFRFCEGESDYKWSTALILATQAAAVVGGTIAPATRWFIAIKFRCPKRMKHGSKHGLLSVEGYWVQKLYQLRALPLDLSVCGRSSRKLVHAVKDKVLDICIFIQKAMVILSKIVGRISIIFVSQLIKIHRCCKKLVALVKCHNTIVNSDTDSDSRGNCKLDLSSYVLHLEGEDELVDVMMENDRDAIGHWVRMGRRKQPRQLTELMETLNPSRGFEGVHKFDSYQVPSLDSEEPPYSWALPLVTLTSIAVATNS, encoded by the exons ATGGGCAAGATTGGGTGCACCATCAATGGAATACTGGATGACTCGAGATTCAACGAGCCGATGCCGTGGATCGGCCTCTACGTCGTAGCAGCGTCCGCAGCTTGCGCGATAGCTATGGTGATAGACGCCTTCCACGGCTTCCGCTACAGGAAGTTCTGGTTCCCTTGCAAGTTCTTCGCTCTCAACGCAACGACTCTCACTCTCATAGGCGTTGCGGTCAAGCTCGCGGTTGATCTCAACACGTCGATGCCCCAGGCCCACGATCAGCTGGCAAAGCTCAGCAGCACCGCCTTCATCTGCACCACCATCGGAAACTCCATGCCTTCGTTAGGAGCCATGGAGACTAAAGAGCTCATGATGAATGTGGTGGCTCTTGGGATCCTTGTTGTCACTGTCATTGTCAATGTTTGCATCCAGATGGGCACCGGGGTCGTTTACGTGTTCTGGTACGAGCATGTGGTCGTGATGTCCCTGATGGTCGTGTTGTTCTCGATCGTGATCGCTTCGTCGATTGCGATTCCTGCAACCAAGTGTGTGCTGGATATTAAGTACAGCAAGAAGTATTTAGTGGCAATGAAGGAACGTGAAACGACCAGTTGCAGTCTTTCGATAACTCGGATTATGAGAGATGATCTGGCTAGGCATTGGATGATGGCACATACCTGCAGCCCTCAGTTCGTGATGGGGCGTTTGGCGACTTGCACCGCGTCAGGGGCGTTCTGCCTCCTCACCGCGGTTACTCTGGGAGAGGCTGTGCTTCGTAGCTACCTGATGCCGTGGGGATTCAGATTCTGTGAAGGGGAGTCGGACTACAAGTGGTCGACTGCGTTGATACTGGCGACTCAGGCAGCGGCGGTCGTGGGAGGAACGATTGCCCCTGCAACGAGATGGTTCATTGCGATTAAGTTTAGGTGCCCGAAGAGAATGAAACACGGAAGCAAACACGGGTTATTATCAGTAGAGGGTTACTGGGTTCAGAAGCTGTACCAACTCAGAGCGCTTCCGCTGGATTTGTCAGTATGCGGCCGAAGCAGTAGAAAGCTTGTGCATGCCGTAAAGGACAAGGTATTAGATATATGCATTTTCATCCAGAAAGCAATGGTGATCTTGAGCAAGATAGTCGGGCGAATATCAATCATCTTCGTTAGCCAGTTGATAAAAATACATCGTTGCTGCAAGAAACTTGTTGCGTTGGTTAAATGCCACAACACAATTGTGAACTCTGATACAGATTCGGATTCGAGAGGCAATTGCAAACTGGATCTCAGCAGTTATGTTCTGCACCTTGAAGGAGAGGATGAGCTGGTAGACGTGATGATGGAAAATGACAGGGACGCCATTGGACACTGGGTTAGAATGGGGAGACGAAAGCAGCCGAGACAGCTCACAGAACTAATGGAGACTCTCAATCCGTCAAGAGGGTTTGAAGGGGTACATAAATTTGACAGCTACCAGGTTCCTTCATTGGATTCTGAAGAGCCTCCCTACAGCTGGGCTCTTCCTCTAGTGACGCTGACGAGCATTGCAGTTGCAACGA ATTCATAG
- the LOC121799324 gene encoding uncharacterized protein LOC121799324 isoform X1 — MSCFKFWGVKFIYSWEEQELRISNIFSVLPSRSIALRTLSSLCSMELWWHFSDMACCKLVRQAPIMSVIMAVRFSNIALLHSCDLFSVSSRRVWHILYIEFAAKTLTGHFEGLYFKQPMPTDGDPCRATCNEGQPLPTRSLLLS, encoded by the exons ATGTCATGCTTTAAATTTTGGGGTGTCAAATTCATCTATTCATg GGAGGAGCAGGAGCTAAGAATCTCCAATATCTTTTCTGTTTTGCCTAGTAGAAGTATAGCACTGCGAACGCTTTCCTCTCTCTGTTCAATGGAACTCTGGTGGCATTTTAGCGATATGGCATGCTGTAAGTTGGTAAGGCAAGCGCCTATTATGTCAGTGATCATGGCGGTAAGATTCTCAAACATTGCCTTACTGCATTCATGTGATCTATTTTCAGTTTCAAGCAGAAGGGTTTGGCATATTCTGTACATCGAATTTGCAGCCAAAACCTTGACGGGCCACTTTGAAGGATTGTACTTTAAACAACCAA TGCCAACTGACGGAGATCCATGTCGAGCCACCTGTAATGAAGGTCAACCCCTCCCCACACGATCTCTGCTGCTTTCCTGA
- the LOC121799324 gene encoding uncharacterized protein LOC121799324 isoform X2, translated as MSCFKFWGVKFIYSWEEQELRISNIFSVLPSRSIALRTLSSLCSMELWWHFSDMACFSSRRVWHILYIEFAAKTLTGHFEGLYFKQPMPTDGDPCRATCNEGQPLPTRSLLLS; from the exons ATGTCATGCTTTAAATTTTGGGGTGTCAAATTCATCTATTCATg GGAGGAGCAGGAGCTAAGAATCTCCAATATCTTTTCTGTTTTGCCTAGTAGAAGTATAGCACTGCGAACGCTTTCCTCTCTCTGTTCAATGGAACTCTGGTGGCATTTTAGCGATATGGCATGCT TTTCAAGCAGAAGGGTTTGGCATATTCTGTACATCGAATTTGCAGCCAAAACCTTGACGGGCCACTTTGAAGGATTGTACTTTAAACAACCAA TGCCAACTGACGGAGATCCATGTCGAGCCACCTGTAATGAAGGTCAACCCCTCCCCACACGATCTCTGCTGCTTTCCTGA